In bacterium, the sequence CGCCCCCACCCCGGTCCGTCGATCCATGAGCAGCAGGGCCCCGCCCAGCATGACGAAGCACAGGGCTGTGCTCAGCGCCATGTGGTCAGGGGGCTGGATGGCGAGCAGCTTTTCCCGGAAAAGGAGTAGATCCAGGTGGAAGCGAGTATCCAGCAGCCGATCGCTGAGGGTGGCGAGGCCGATCGCGCCGACGACGAGCGCCAGGCCCCGGCTGCCCGCGCGCCGATCGAGCGCGAGCAGGAGCGAGAGCCCCCCGGCGATCAGGCAGGCTGCGGTCATGGGGTTGATGACGGTGAAGCCGGGAAGCACTCGCAGGAGGACGACGTGGTCGAGGCCCCAGGCGGCCAGGCCGACGACGCCCGTCAGCATGGCCGCCAAGCTCGCGATCAGGGCGGCGAGCCGGTAAGTCCGTATCGCCGCCGGGTCGGTTTCCTCGTGCATCCCGGGCTCCTGGGCCCGCCTGGTGGCGGGTGATTCGCCTGGCGGCTTCGCCAGGTCCGTCGTGGTGCTATGGTAGCACCTGCTCAGGAAGAAGCGAGCGCCCGATTAGCCGAGGAAGGCCGCGAAGACCTCGTTGGAGAGCCAGATCCCACGGGGGGTGAGGCGGTAGCGATCGCCTGCGTCCTCGACGAGGCCGGCTTCTACCAGCCCCTCGAACACCCCGGGGAAGCTCTCATGCGCACCCTCGCCGAAGCGCGACGCGTAGCGGGCCTTGTCCAGCCCTTCGCGGGTCATGCGCAGGCCCAGGAAGACCGACTCCTCTTGCTCGCTTCGTCGGTCGAGGACCGGCGCCTCGGGCCAGGTGGGCACCGGGTGCTGGATGAAGGCCTGGATGCCGCGGGGGTTCTCGAAGCGGCGGCCCTGCCAGTACGAGTGGGCGCCCGTTCCCAGCCCGATGTAGGGGGCGTTGATCCAGTAGAGGCGGTTGTGGACCGCCTCGAAGCCGGGCTTCGACCAGCTCGAAATCTCGTAGCGCCCGTAGCCTTCGGCTTCCATCCGCTCGGCGAGCCGGTCGCCCATGGCCACTTCCAGGTCCTCGGGCGACAGCGAAAGCTTGCCTTGCCGGTGCCAGGCGCCGAAGACCGTCCGCTCCTCCAGGATCAGGCCGTAGACCGAGAAGTGGGAAGGATCGAGCTTGAAGGCCTCATCCATGGTGGCCTCCCAGTCCGCCATGGTCTGGCCCGGCAGGGCGTAGATGAGATCCAGGCTGACGTTGTCGATCCCGGCCTCCCGGATGGCGCCGTAGGTCCGATGGACGTCCTCCACCGCGTGGTCGCGCCCGATGGCCTTGAGCAGGCGATCGTCGAAGCTCTGGACCCCGAGGCTCAGGCGGGTGAAGCCGAGGGTGCGGGCGGCCTCCCAGAGGTCGGGCCCGCCGGTGCCGGGGTTGACCTCCATGGTGCGCTCGATGCAGGCGCTCGCGTCGAAGTGGGCCTCGATGGCCCGGGTCAGGCGCGTCAGCTGGGGGGCGGCCAGGATCGACGGGGTCCCGCCCCCCAGGTAGATGGTCTGGATGGGCAGGCCCTTGGGGTAGGCCTTGAGCTCGGCTTCGAGCGCGTCCAGGTACGCCTCTACGTGGCGCTCCTGCCCGGCGTAGCAGGCGAAGTCGCAGTAGTGGCACTTCTTGACGCAGAAGGGGATGTGGACGTAGAGGCCGACAGGCGCGTGAGTGGTCATGCGCCCCATGATAGCAAAGGCGCGCCTACGACCGGGAGAACTCCCGGCTCAACAGGCCCATGACCAGGAAGTCGTGGAACTTGCCGCCGTAGAAGCGATGCTCGCGCAGCCGCCCCTCCTCGACGAAGCCCAGCTTGCGGTAGACCGCGATCGCCGCTTCGTTCTCGCAGGCCACGTACAGCCGAGCCTTGTGCAGCCCCAGCTCGTCGAAGAGGTAGCGGCAGAGGGTGCCGAGGGCGTCGGTGCCGTGGCCCTGGCCGCGGTGCTCGGCGTCGCCCAAGTACAGGCCGACCGTGGCCTGGCGATCGCCCGCCTCGTAGGTGCCGTACCAGACGGTCCCGACCAGGCTGCCCTTCGCGTCGTCGATGGCGAAGGTACGTCCCTCTTGGGGGCTGCCCTTGTCCAGCTCCCCTTCGAACCACTGCTCCAGCTCCTCGCTGCCCGAGATGCGGGTGCGCGAGCCGATGAGGGTCCAGAGGGCGGGGTCGTTCCACCAGGTGAAGAGGGAATCCAGGTCGTCGCGCTCCAGGGCGCGCAGGCGGGTGCGGTGGCCGGCAATCATGAAGGGTTAGGAGACCTCGTATCCGAGGGCCTTGGCGCCAGCGTGCACCAGGGCCTGCATGTCGGGGTGGCGGGCCGAGACCTTGAGGGCCTTGGCGAGAGAGGCGCGGG encodes:
- the hemW gene encoding radical SAM family heme chaperone HemW, whose translation is MTTHAPVGLYVHIPFCVKKCHYCDFACYAGQERHVEAYLDALEAELKAYPKGLPIQTIYLGGGTPSILAAPQLTRLTRAIEAHFDASACIERTMEVNPGTGGPDLWEAARTLGFTRLSLGVQSFDDRLLKAIGRDHAVEDVHRTYGAIREAGIDNVSLDLIYALPGQTMADWEATMDEAFKLDPSHFSVYGLILEERTVFGAWHRQGKLSLSPEDLEVAMGDRLAERMEAEGYGRYEISSWSKPGFEAVHNRLYWINAPYIGLGTGAHSYWQGRRFENPRGIQAFIQHPVPTWPEAPVLDRRSEQEESVFLGLRMTREGLDKARYASRFGEGAHESFPGVFEGLVEAGLVEDAGDRYRLTPRGIWLSNEVFAAFLG
- a CDS encoding GNAT family N-acetyltransferase, which encodes MIAGHRTRLRALERDDLDSLFTWWNDPALWTLIGSRTRISGSEELEQWFEGELDKGSPQEGRTFAIDDAKGSLVGTVWYGTYEAGDRQATVGLYLGDAEHRGQGHGTDALGTLCRYLFDELGLHKARLYVACENEAAIAVYRKLGFVEEGRLREHRFYGGKFHDFLVMGLLSREFSRS